Proteins encoded together in one Lathamus discolor isolate bLatDis1 chromosome 3, bLatDis1.hap1, whole genome shotgun sequence window:
- the FBXL15 gene encoding F-box/LRR-repeat protein 15, with amino-acid sequence MMSLTPTRGCLLDLPWEDILVPHILCHLPLQQLLSLQRVSKSFQSLIQLYLANMRCFDSSQIGPPIPRAAFVNLLKDNEVLQQLALQNCSDWLTDGELLPVIGQNHHLHYIQLKGCAQLSRHALVAISLSCPSLRQLSLAHCEWVDSLSLRSLADHCKALEAVDLTACRQLKDEAICYLVQKCSRLKSLSLAVNANVGDVAVEEIAKCCPELEHLDLTGCLRVKNDSIRVLAEYCPKLRSLKVKHCHNVAESSLSILRSRGVELDVEPPLQRALVLLQDVVGFAPFINLQI; translated from the exons ATGATGAGTTTGACCCCCACCAGGGGATGCCTCCTGGACCTGCCCTGGGAAGACATCTTGGTTCCACATATCCTCTGTCAtctgccactgcagcagctcctgagccTGCAGAGGGTCAGCAAGTCGTTCCAGTCTCTCATCCAGCTGTACCTGGCCAATATGCGCTGCTTTGACTCAAGCCAG ATTGGACCTCCCATCCCTCGAGCTGCTTTCGTTAACCTGCTGAAGGACAACGAAGTACTGCAGCAGCTGGCGCTCCAGAACTGCTCCGACTGGCTGACAGATGGGGAGCTGCTCCCGGTCATCGGGCAGAACCACCACCTGCACTACATCCAGCTGAAGGGCTGTGCCCAGCTCAGCCGCCATGCACTGGTGGCCATCTCACTGAGCTGCCCCAGCCTGCGCCAGCTCTCCCTGGCCCACTGTGAGTGGGTAGACAGCCTGTCCCTGCGCAGCCTGGCTGACCACTGCAAGGCGCTGGAGGCTGTGGACCTGACGGCCTGTCGCCAGCTGAAGGACGAGGCCATCTGCTACCTGGTGCAGAAGTGCAGCAGGCTCAAGTCCTTGTCACTTGCTGTCAATGCCAACGTGGGTGATGTAGCGGTCGAGGAGATTGCCAAATGCTGCCCTGAGCTGGAACACCTGGACCTCACAGGGTGTCTGCGAGTGAAAAATGATTCCATCAG GGTCCTGGCTGAGTACTGTCCCAAGCTGCGCTCGCTGAAGGTGAAGCATTGCCACAACGTGGCTGAGTCCAGCCTGAGCATCCTCCGAAGCCGTGGGGTGGAGCTGGATGTGGAGCCTCCACTGCAGAGGGCTCTTGTTCTCCTGCAGGATGTGGTTGGCTTCGCCCCTTTCATCAACCTCCAGATCtag
- the CUEDC2 gene encoding CUE domain-containing protein 2, giving the protein MELERIIQDTLTHFIQSHIPAADLSGMDDVFFSYITGVLEELGSPESSEETFDMDTFVEMMEAYIPGFAEIHSGDVCEMMFSLSERLGEARNKEKPGQKAVENGSEAPSEDLTKGQEPGAGACNGEGQCTLTDGAGAQEGNNLKDGVELLLEMFPACTVSQAEKALAMALGNLEEAVQLIVEEEVEIGPAGASVKELARPRRAPNHEELKQVILQKYMMVDSADDQKTHRPAPPKEAPKKLIRYIDNQVVSTKGERYKDIKKPESEEMKRTYISLKPARKYKFH; this is encoded by the exons ATGGAGCTTGAAAGAATCATTCAAGACACGCTGACACACTTCATCCAGTcccacatccctgcagcagaCCTCAG TGGGATGGATGATGTTTTCTTCTCGTATATCACGGGTGTCCTGGAAGAGCTGGGCTCACCAGAGTCCTCTGAGGAGACTTTTGACATGGACACTTTTGTGGAAATGATGGAGGCGTATATCCCTGGCTTTGCAGAAATCCACAG TGGGGATGTTTGTGAAATGATGTTCTCTCTCTCAGAGAGGCTTGGTGAAGCTCGCAACAAAG AAAAACCTGGCCAAAAGGCTGTGGAAAATGGAAGTGAAGCACCCTCTGAAGACCTGACCAAGGGccaggagcctggagctggagcCTGCAACGGGGAAGGGCAGTGCACTCTAACAGACGGAGCCGGGGCCCAG GAAGGCAATAACTTGAAGGATggtgtggagctgctgctggagatgttCCCGGCTTGTACCGTGAGCCAGGCAGAGAAGGCGCTCGCCATGGCCTTGGGGAACTTGGAGGAGGCAGTGCAGTTAATTGTGGAAGAGGAAGTGGAAATTGGCCCGGCAGGTGCGAGTGTGAAG GAACTGGCACGGCCTCGCAGAGCGCCCAACCACGAGGAACTCAAACAGGTTATCCTACAGAA ATACATGATGGTGGATAGTGCAGATGATCAGAAAACCCACCGACCAGCTCCACCCAAAGAG GCTCCCAAGAAGTTGATCCGCTATATCGATAACCAGGTGGTGAGTACAAAGGGAGAGAGGTACAAAGACATCAAGAAGCCTGAGAGCGAGGAGATGAAAAGAACCTACATTAGTCTCAAACCAGCCAGGAAGTATAAGTTCCACTGA